The Anopheles coluzzii chromosome 2, AcolN3, whole genome shotgun sequence genome window below encodes:
- the LOC120952850 gene encoding pre-mRNA-splicing factor SPF27, with translation MAGEVLVDALPYIDLGYDDPGVREAAIAMVEEECRRYRPTKNYLEHLPALNTTAFETELMAAEFERIQNRLPMEPLSMKRYELPPPPAGKMNEVSAWSESVDNSMAQLEHQAVRAMNLELMAEYGCEMWKSYLETLVTMQAKCQARLAEVKKEIQDVNWARKTKQTQGGEKLRTLEAQWVMLVSKNYEIEQACAKLEEQIYHKKRQSSALRAEGRAE, from the exons ATGGCCGGTGAAGTGTTGGTTGATGCATTGCCGTACATCGATCTTGGCTACGATGATCCTGGCGTGCGGGAAGCG GCCATCGCCATGGTGGAGGAAGAATGTCGCCGCTATCGGCCGACGAAAAACTATCTCGAGCATCTGCCCGCCCTCAACACGACCGCGTTCGAAACGGAACTAATGGCGGCTGAATTCGAGCGCATCCAAAACCGGCTGCCGATGGAACCGCTCAGCATGAAGCGGTACGAGCTACCGCCGCCACCGGCCGGCAAGATGAACGAAGTGTCCGCCTGGAGCGAAAGTGTGGACAATTCGATGGCCCAGCTGGAGCATCAAGCGGTGCGCGCCATGAACCTTGAGCTAATGGCCGAGTATGGGTGCGAGATGTGGAAGTCCTACCTCGAAACGTTGGTCACCATGCAGGCCAAGTGTCAGGCCCGGCTGGCGGAGGTAAAGAAGGAGATACAGGACGTGAACTGGGCGCGCAAGACGAAGCAAACGCAGGGCGGCGAGAAGCTGCGCACGCTGGAAGCGCAGTGGGTGATGCTGGTGTCGAAGAACTACGAGATCGAGCAGGCTTGCGCCAAGCTGGAGGAACAAATCTACCACAAAAAGCGGCAATCGAGCGCACTGCGAGCGGAGGGCAGGGCTGAATGA
- the LOC120952851 gene encoding 60S ribosomal protein L4: MSLTAARPLVSVYSDKNEAVKDKGVALPAIFKAPIRPDVVNEVSQLMRRNRRQAYAVSEAAGHQTSAESWGTGRAVARIPRVRGGGTHRSGQGAYGNMCRGGRMFAPTKPWRRWHRKININLKRYALVSALAASGVPALVQSRGHIIDGISELPLVVSDDIQKFQKTKQAVTFLRRSKVWADVQKVYKSQRLRAGRGKMRNRRRVQRRGPLIIYDRDEGLRRAFRNIPGVDTMRVSKMNLLKLAPGGHVGRLCVWTESAFAKLDGLYGTWEKRSVAKKGYNLPTPIMANTDLTRLLKSEEIRRVLRAPRRKVYRHVRRLNPLTNKEQMLKLNPYAAVTKRRAQLMTKLRKCERLVAKAEAKKKPLDAKHRAVVFVEKQTRRLQKMEKIKAARKEKVDKKVADFKASGKKPSLKKVRPAKEAAKPVKKAVKKVEKK; this comes from the exons ATG AGTTTGACGGCAGCGCGCCCTTTGGTCAGTGTGTACTCTGACAAAAATGAGGCGGTGAAGGATAAGGGAGTTGCCTTGCCGGCAATTTTCAAGGCCCCGATCCGTCCGGATGTGGTGAACGAGGTGTCGCAGCTGATGCGCCGCAACCGTCGCCAGGCGTACGCCGTGAGCGAGGCCGCCGGTCACCAGACGTCGGCCGAATCGTGGGGTACCGGTCGCGCTGTGGCCCGTATCCCGCGTGTCCGCGGCGGTGGTACCCACCGTTCCGGCCAGGGTGCGTACGGTAACATGTGCCGTGGTGGACGCATGTTCGCCCCGACCAAGCCGTGGCGCCGTTGGCACCGCAAGATCAACATCAACCTGAAGCGCTACGCTCTGGTTTCGGCCCTCGCCGCCAGCGGTGTCCCTGCCCTGGTGCAGTCGCGCG GTCATATCATCGACGGTATCTCTGAGCTGCCGCTGGTCGTGTCCGACGACATCCAGAAGTTCCAGAAGACCAAGCAGGCCGTCACCTTCCTGCGCCGCTCGAAGGTTTGGGCCGACGTGCAGAAGGTGTACAAGTCGCAGCGTCTGCGCGCCGGTCGCGGTAAGATGCGCAACCGTCGCCGTGTCCAGCGTCGCGGTCCGCTGATCATCTACGATCGGGATGAGGGTCTGCGCCGTGCGTTCCGTAACATTCCCGGCGTCGATACGATGCGGGTGAGCAAGATGAACCTGCTGAAGCTGGCCCCTGGCGGTCATGTCGGTCGGCTGTGCGTGTGGACCGAGTCGGCGTTCGCCAAGCTGGACGGTCTGTACGGCACCTGGGAGAAGCGATCGGTCGCGAAGAAGGGCTACAATCTGCCGACCCCGATCATGGCCAACACCGATCTGACCCGTCTGCTCAAGTCGGAGGAAATCCGTCGCGTGCTGCGAGCGCCGAGAAGGAAGGTGTACCGACACGTGCGCCGTCTGAACCCGCTCACCAACAAGGAGCAGATGCTGAAGCTGAACCCGTACGCCGCGGTCACGAAGCGCCGTGCCCAGCTGATGACGAAGCTGCGCAAGTGCGAGCGCCTGGTGGCGAAGGCGGAAGCCAAGAAGAAGCCACTGGATGCCAAGCACCGGGCGGTCGTGTTCGTGGAGAAGCAGACGCGCCGCCTGCAGAAGATGGAGAAGATCAAGGCGGCCCGCAAGGAGAAGGTGGACAAGAAGGTGGCCGATTTTAAGGCGTCCGGCAAGAAGCCGTCGCTGAAGAAGGTGCGCCCCGCCAAGGAAGCCGCGAAACCAGTAAAGAAAGCCGTTAAGAAGGTAGAGAAGAAGTAG